The proteins below come from a single Natranaerofaba carboxydovora genomic window:
- a CDS encoding alpha/beta hydrolase, whose amino-acid sequence MPIKSILNVFIILLIIYLVIVVLTYILQEKLLFHPVSLPKEPFSEKEKELKNIESINIKSNDSTKLHGWLAKEDNSNNKQEKSPLVLYFGGNAEEVSHMVEVKDKFPGYSLAPFNYRGYGLSEGTPTEEKLFSDALTIYDYMASREDIDENNIVLMGRSLGSGVVVHLASKREVKGLILVTPYDSITNVAKNKLPFLPVSYLLKHNFDSVNKAPNIKTPMLALIAENDNLVPPEHGKKLAKEWGGEYELKVIKDKDHNTIDMSEDFWKSINSFISELNKLKK is encoded by the coding sequence TTGCCAATAAAATCTATATTAAATGTATTTATAATTTTATTAATAATTTATCTAGTAATAGTTGTTCTTACTTATATTTTACAAGAAAAATTATTATTTCACCCTGTATCATTACCAAAAGAACCTTTTAGCGAAAAAGAAAAAGAACTCAAAAACATTGAAAGTATAAATATTAAATCAAATGATAGTACAAAGTTACATGGATGGCTTGCAAAAGAAGACAATAGTAATAATAAACAAGAAAAATCTCCCCTGGTATTATATTTTGGTGGTAATGCCGAAGAAGTTTCTCACATGGTAGAAGTTAAGGACAAATTTCCAGGATATTCATTAGCTCCTTTTAATTACAGAGGCTATGGTTTAAGTGAAGGCACACCTACAGAAGAAAAATTGTTTTCTGATGCGTTAACAATATATGATTATATGGCTAGTAGGGAAGATATTGACGAAAATAATATCGTACTAATGGGTAGAAGCCTTGGTTCTGGCGTTGTGGTTCATCTGGCAAGTAAACGAGAAGTAAAAGGTTTAATATTAGTAACTCCCTATGATAGTATCACTAATGTGGCTAAAAATAAATTACCTTTTTTGCCTGTTTCCTATCTTTTAAAACATAATTTTGACTCTGTGAACAAAGCACCCAATATCAAAACTCCAATGCTAGCCTTAATTGCAGAGAATGACAATCTTGTTCCTCCTGAACATGGCAAAAAATTAGCCAAAGAGTGGGGAGGAGAGTATGAATTAAAAGTTATCAAAGATAAAGACCATAACACCATTGATATGAGTGAAGACTTTTGGAAAAGTATAAATTCTTTTATCTCTGAACTTAATAAATTAAAGAAGTAA